The following coding sequences are from one Methanosarcina sp. WWM596 window:
- a CDS encoding M3 family oligoendopeptidase: protein MKREVFTWVAVLGISLLFFVFTGCAASAEAGAWTPSEILNEEYTFEELNPNEITTEWNDSYLFSGREAAQEELERLKQRSVEINETFRPEFKVLSGPSLLNYIETEKEFSRSFDVLYIYAYTGLNKNVNDQFFSSLLEDAQDLATEHGKSTSFATLKLTSLSTEEWEQLFSEEPGLEEYRPYFEAVYIRFAEHRPEDEIQAAYLADIENQRMKLQTEAFSKITNNVTRAGNITLESGEEYAVNSQSFYTLLSTDQSRENRKRCYDQRFYHLIDESDSMAALYSEKSRLDDLAAKELNYNDSYEACLYDLYLTDSQVDEMNSVFKERKDIFEGYNDFRKTKLGLETLKPYDLSLELTEEPGEEYTYVDALKGVQKSYAGMDPCFNDIFLEMATGNFIDVYPDPEYGKQPGGYCYELCALQAPALIFMNYNGLISDQKTLTHELGHGINFYLMGNSVDYLYCTGQIYEMEIPSTFNEELFVDYVVENSDRDTAVAVFAQHIGEYQNYFAFQPMITEFEWKAHQLCAENGNASGAELNALWTELFMEYGSDSIEYYAEDSATWTYINHIYLTNNYYTFNYAVSKAITLALFKQYKEDPETFNENYIVYLSAGTTLTPEEKLIKYFGIEINRQLFEDAMDVVELRIAQLEELEKDRNRPKFESATESMNVYSGSFWKVPVGE from the coding sequence ATGAAAAGGGAGGTTTTTACATGGGTTGCGGTTCTCGGGATATCGCTGTTATTTTTTGTTTTTACAGGATGTGCAGCTTCGGCTGAGGCTGGGGCCTGGACACCTTCTGAAATCCTAAATGAGGAGTACACATTTGAAGAGCTTAATCCCAATGAGATTACGACGGAATGGAATGATTCCTACCTCTTCAGTGGCAGGGAAGCTGCTCAGGAAGAGCTTGAGAGGCTGAAACAGAGGTCTGTGGAGATCAACGAGACTTTCCGCCCGGAATTCAAGGTGCTTTCTGGGCCTTCTTTGCTAAACTACATTGAAACCGAAAAGGAGTTTTCAAGGTCTTTTGATGTCCTGTATATTTATGCATACACAGGGCTCAACAAAAACGTAAATGACCAGTTCTTTTCATCCCTTCTTGAGGATGCGCAGGATCTGGCTACGGAACACGGGAAATCCACCTCATTTGCCACACTAAAACTGACTTCACTCTCAACTGAGGAATGGGAGCAGCTCTTTTCCGAAGAGCCCGGGCTTGAAGAATACCGGCCCTATTTCGAAGCTGTCTATATCAGGTTTGCAGAACACAGGCCAGAGGACGAGATCCAGGCCGCATACCTTGCAGATATAGAGAACCAGCGCATGAAACTCCAGACCGAGGCATTTTCTAAGATTACAAATAACGTCACAAGGGCAGGAAATATAACCCTCGAGAGCGGAGAAGAATATGCAGTCAACTCCCAGTCCTTCTATACTCTGCTTTCAACAGACCAGAGCCGGGAAAACAGGAAGAGATGTTACGACCAGAGGTTTTACCACTTGATTGACGAATCGGACTCAATGGCGGCCCTATATTCTGAAAAATCCAGGCTTGATGACCTTGCCGCAAAGGAGTTGAACTATAATGACTCTTATGAAGCCTGCCTGTATGACCTTTATCTGACTGATTCTCAGGTTGATGAGATGAATTCTGTCTTCAAGGAACGAAAAGATATATTCGAAGGCTATAACGATTTCAGGAAAACAAAACTCGGGCTTGAAACCCTGAAACCCTATGACCTCTCGCTGGAGTTAACTGAAGAACCGGGAGAAGAGTATACTTATGTGGATGCTCTGAAAGGCGTCCAGAAGTCCTATGCCGGAATGGACCCCTGTTTCAACGATATCTTTCTGGAGATGGCTACAGGGAATTTCATAGACGTGTATCCTGATCCTGAATATGGAAAACAGCCCGGAGGCTACTGTTACGAACTCTGTGCCCTGCAGGCCCCAGCCCTGATTTTCATGAATTATAATGGCCTGATTTCGGACCAGAAGACCCTCACGCACGAACTGGGGCATGGGATTAATTTCTACCTGATGGGCAATTCTGTTGATTATCTTTACTGCACAGGCCAGATTTATGAGATGGAGATTCCTTCCACTTTCAACGAAGAACTCTTTGTCGACTATGTGGTCGAAAACTCCGATCGTGATACCGCTGTTGCCGTGTTCGCCCAGCATATAGGGGAGTATCAGAACTATTTCGCCTTCCAGCCCATGATCACGGAATTCGAATGGAAAGCCCACCAGCTCTGCGCTGAAAACGGGAATGCCAGTGGAGCAGAACTCAATGCTCTCTGGACTGAACTCTTTATGGAATATGGGAGCGATTCCATCGAATACTATGCCGAAGACTCTGCGACATGGACTTACATCAACCACATTTACCTGACAAATAACTACTACACCTTCAACTACGCGGTTTCGAAAGCAATAACCCTCGCTCTTTTCAAGCAGTATAAGGAAGACCCGGAGACCTTTAATGAAAACTACATAGTTTACCTTTCAGCCGGCACAACGCTAACTCCCGAAGAAAAACTGATAAAATACTTCGGAATCGAAATTAACAGGCAGCTTTTCGAGGATGCCATGGACGTCGTGGAGTTGAGGATTGCGCAGCTAGAAGAGCTGGAAAAGGATAGGAATAGGCCGAAATTTGAGTCTGCCACAGAAAGCATGAATGTCTATTCGGGTTCTTTCTGGAAGGTACCGGTGGGAGAATGA
- a CDS encoding epoxyqueuosine reductase produces MEFKDKIENIIKAAVASTGTETRYREPLVGYASADDPIFNEMKEIIGPHHLHPKEIFPEAKTVVSFFLPFEKELVELNWKSPGPVKEWILAKSETDSLVREINEKLTVELAKEGVKAVAPLMVFDHDKSGFDVVWSHKSAAYAAGLGTFGVHHMLITKAGCAGRFGTLLISADIPPTPRPTEEFCRYKKGEKCLVCVDRCPAGALSIRGLDKEKCYRQLKEYEKAFPELHQMACGKCATGPCAMRSR; encoded by the coding sequence ATGGAGTTCAAAGACAAGATTGAGAACATTATCAAAGCAGCTGTCGCAAGTACTGGCACTGAAACTCGATATCGTGAACCTCTTGTCGGCTATGCTTCAGCCGATGACCCCATTTTCAATGAAATGAAAGAAATTATCGGTCCTCACCACCTGCACCCAAAAGAGATTTTCCCTGAAGCAAAAACCGTGGTGTCCTTTTTCCTTCCTTTTGAAAAGGAACTTGTGGAACTGAACTGGAAATCTCCGGGCCCGGTAAAGGAATGGATTCTGGCCAAAAGTGAAACTGACAGCCTGGTCAGGGAAATAAATGAAAAACTCACTGTGGAGCTGGCGAAAGAAGGGGTAAAGGCAGTTGCTCCTCTGATGGTTTTTGACCATGATAAATCCGGTTTCGATGTTGTCTGGTCCCACAAGAGCGCTGCCTATGCTGCGGGCCTGGGCACTTTCGGGGTTCACCATATGCTTATCACGAAAGCCGGGTGTGCAGGCCGCTTCGGCACTCTGCTGATCTCTGCCGACATCCCTCCTACTCCCCGCCCGACAGAGGAGTTTTGCCGCTACAAAAAGGGAGAAAAATGCCTTGTCTGTGTGGATAGGTGTCCGGCCGGAGCTCTCAGTATAAGAGGGCTTGATAAGGAAAAATGTTACAGGCAGCTTAAGGAATATGAAAAAGCTTTTCCCGAACTTCATCAGATGGCATGCGGGAAATGTGCAACTGGACCATGTGCCATGAGGTCTCGCTGA
- a CDS encoding type II toxin-antitoxin system HicB family antitoxin: protein MTKEKFIVLIKKDEEGIYIDTVPKLKDCYTCRNTLETLEDLMGNALEAILAHLEVLKSKKELYHPIILKDSFKLKAKRNLNFNVI, encoded by the coding sequence ATGACAAAAGAGAAATTCATTGTATTAATCAAAAAAGATGAAGAAGGGATCTACATCGACACAGTTCCAAAACTCAAAGATTGCTACACCTGCAGGAACACCCTTGAAACCCTTGAAGATCTAATGGGAAATGCACTTGAAGCAATCCTAGCCCATCTGGAAGTCCTTAAATCAAAAAAAGAACTTTACCACCCCATAATTTTGAAGGATTCCTTCAAATTGAAAGCGAAACGCAATCTTAATTTCAATGTTATATGA
- a CDS encoding S-adenosyl-l-methionine hydroxide adenosyltransferase family protein — protein sequence MSVITLTTDFGDLYPAAMKAVILGMNPYVQIVDVTHSVRQAGIREGAFALYSLVPYFPANTVHIGVVDPGVGTSRRALAVKAGAAGCEQFFVGPDNGLLIPAARRLGEMEVYEVTNGDLMLNLGISATFHGRDIFAPVGTHLSKGLPIEEVGQRVSDFADLDFGYFGVDGPFLMGEVVFTDSFGNVITNIPEDAILRFCTFGSSVEVNGRKIPFVRTYGLAREKEPLALIGSHGFLEIAVNQGSAERQFGLKDGKPVAIKII from the coding sequence ATGTCTGTAATCACCCTTACCACCGACTTTGGAGACCTCTACCCCGCAGCCATGAAAGCTGTTATCCTGGGTATGAACCCCTATGTGCAGATTGTTGATGTTACCCATTCCGTTCGGCAGGCAGGAATTCGGGAAGGGGCTTTTGCCCTTTATTCTCTTGTCCCTTATTTTCCGGCAAATACCGTGCATATCGGGGTTGTTGATCCCGGGGTCGGGACTTCCAGGCGTGCCCTTGCTGTAAAAGCAGGAGCTGCTGGATGTGAACAGTTTTTCGTGGGCCCCGACAACGGGCTCCTGATCCCTGCCGCTCGCCGGCTGGGGGAGATGGAAGTCTATGAGGTTACAAACGGGGACTTGATGCTGAACTTGGGGATTTCCGCGACCTTCCATGGCAGGGATATCTTTGCGCCTGTGGGGACTCACCTCTCAAAAGGTCTCCCGATTGAAGAGGTCGGGCAGAGAGTTTCGGATTTTGCGGACCTCGATTTCGGATATTTTGGAGTTGATGGACCTTTTCTTATGGGGGAAGTTGTTTTTACGGACAGTTTCGGAAATGTAATTACGAATATCCCGGAAGATGCTATTCTGAGATTCTGCACTTTTGGCTCGTCCGTGGAAGTAAATGGCAGAAAAATTCCATTTGTCCGGACCTATGGTCTTGCCAGGGAGAAAGAACCACTTGCTTTAATTGGTAGTCATGGTTTTCTGGAAATTGCTGTGAACCAGGGAAGTGCTGAGCGGCAGTTCGGGTTGAAAGACGGAAAACCTGTTGCAATTAAAATTATATAA
- a CDS encoding 50S ribosomal protein L1: MVEKTILEAVKKVIEGSPKRNFSESVDLAINLKNLDMNQPKNRVDEEVILPHGLGKELKIGVFAKGDVGLRAKAAGAAYVISDVDLEELVADKNRARILANECDLFIAETQFMPIIGKNLGIVLGPRGKMPIPLMPNKDIGELIQSKQNAIKLRSKDRLTFHVAVGRRNMNPDDLAENIETIMTRLERVLDKGKHNLRTVYVTTTMGKSERVV; encoded by the coding sequence ATGGTAGAAAAGACTATACTGGAAGCTGTCAAGAAAGTTATTGAGGGGTCGCCAAAACGCAACTTTTCGGAAAGCGTGGATCTGGCGATTAACTTAAAGAACCTTGACATGAACCAACCAAAGAACAGAGTCGATGAAGAAGTAATTCTTCCGCACGGGCTCGGAAAAGAGCTAAAAATCGGCGTTTTTGCAAAGGGTGACGTTGGCCTGAGGGCAAAAGCTGCCGGTGCTGCGTATGTTATTTCTGACGTTGATCTCGAAGAGCTGGTAGCTGACAAAAACAGAGCCAGGATTCTTGCAAACGAATGCGACCTTTTTATTGCTGAAACTCAGTTCATGCCAATAATCGGTAAGAACCTTGGTATTGTTTTGGGACCCAGAGGCAAGATGCCTATCCCGCTCATGCCGAACAAGGATATAGGTGAACTGATCCAGAGCAAGCAAAATGCAATCAAGCTCAGGTCAAAAGACAGACTTACCTTCCACGTGGCTGTCGGCAGAAGGAATATGAATCCCGACGACCTTGCCGAAAATATTGAGACTATTATGACCAGGCTTGAGCGTGTCCTTGATAAGGGAAAGCACAACCTCAGAACGGTCTATGTCACAACAACCATGGGAAAATCAGAGAGGGTGGTGTAA
- a CDS encoding ATP-binding protein yields MVEKVFVVGGEVEPPYFIGREREIKKLKLDILGQAQNNVIIGPRRIGKTSLLGNLKAAVDTEVLFVPVNCREMTGLADFFGVTAQALVEAYEEKHRIRGLARKFSGIFRDKITAAYGALAEIGGSIEHVGKVYLRFRDNELKGEDLIVETFEFIESFSHEKKEPVLIAFDEFQELSRFNGSIFNTLKSRMDRHPEVRYIFSGSSISLLHEIFLKPDSPLYLMSARTELKPINEDDVKKYIRSRLATRQIEISEQALEKIHELTGGFPFYFQKLGFLLYQDAFLEEKNRISSEDVDLAFSSMLDEFDSEYEARYMEKFSEQQKKVLKYLSAEKQRRLSQIAQDLDTPASSLTTSMRDLYSTMTVNKPEEGLYEITDNVFRLWIKRNILGQVPE; encoded by the coding sequence ATGGTCGAAAAGGTGTTTGTGGTTGGAGGAGAAGTGGAGCCTCCGTATTTTATCGGAAGGGAGCGGGAGATTAAAAAGCTGAAACTGGACATCCTGGGACAGGCCCAGAACAATGTGATCATAGGTCCGCGCAGAATCGGAAAAACATCCCTGCTCGGAAACCTCAAAGCTGCAGTGGACACAGAGGTCCTCTTTGTCCCGGTCAACTGCCGGGAAATGACAGGTCTTGCCGATTTTTTCGGGGTAACGGCTCAGGCCCTTGTTGAAGCCTATGAGGAAAAACACAGGATAAGGGGGCTTGCCCGGAAGTTTTCCGGAATTTTCAGGGATAAAATTACGGCAGCTTACGGGGCTCTCGCAGAAATAGGGGGCAGCATAGAACATGTGGGGAAGGTTTACCTCAGGTTCCGGGACAATGAACTGAAAGGAGAAGACCTGATCGTGGAAACTTTTGAGTTTATTGAAAGCTTCTCTCACGAAAAAAAAGAGCCTGTATTGATAGCTTTTGACGAGTTCCAGGAACTCAGCCGGTTCAATGGCAGCATCTTCAATACGCTGAAAAGCCGGATGGACAGGCATCCGGAGGTCAGGTACATTTTCTCAGGTTCTTCCATATCCCTTTTGCATGAGATTTTCTTAAAGCCCGATTCCCCCCTCTACCTCATGTCCGCCAGAACCGAACTCAAACCGATAAATGAAGACGATGTTAAAAAATACATCCGGAGCCGACTCGCAACAAGGCAGATCGAAATCTCGGAACAGGCTCTTGAAAAAATTCACGAGCTGACCGGAGGCTTCCCCTTTTATTTCCAGAAACTCGGGTTCCTGCTCTACCAGGACGCCTTTCTCGAAGAAAAGAACCGGATCAGTTCTGAAGACGTAGATCTGGCTTTTTCTTCAATGCTCGACGAATTTGACAGTGAATACGAGGCCCGATACATGGAAAAATTCAGTGAGCAGCAAAAAAAGGTCCTTAAATACCTTTCAGCCGAAAAGCAAAGGCGTCTGAGCCAGATAGCTCAGGATCTGGACACACCTGCCTCCTCCCTTACCACCTCCATGCGGGACCTCTACAGCACAATGACGGTCAACAAACCGGAAGAGGGTCTTTACGAGATAACAGATAACGTGTTCAGGCTCTGGATTAAAAGGAACATCCTGGGACAGGTCCCGGAATGA
- a CDS encoding methylated-DNA--[protein]-cysteine S-methyltransferase, with amino-acid sequence MYYHIVESPIGPILLAGDEDGLKYVNFLKGKTKIEVPDDWVENEDFFSEISRQLEAYFAGKLKSFEVKLAPEGTEFQKSVWRSLCEISYGETRTYGEIAKIIGNPKASRAVGFANNRNPISIIVPCHRVIGANGKLTGYASGLDIKEFLLKLEENNLN; translated from the coding sequence ATGTATTACCACATAGTTGAATCCCCAATTGGCCCAATACTTCTGGCAGGGGATGAGGACGGCCTGAAATACGTTAATTTCCTGAAAGGAAAAACGAAAATCGAAGTTCCGGATGACTGGGTGGAAAATGAGGATTTTTTCAGCGAAATTTCTAGGCAGCTTGAAGCTTATTTTGCAGGGAAACTCAAGTCTTTTGAAGTGAAACTGGCCCCTGAAGGTACCGAATTCCAGAAATCCGTCTGGAGATCTTTATGTGAAATCTCTTACGGAGAGACCCGGACTTATGGGGAGATTGCAAAAATCATTGGAAACCCGAAAGCTTCTCGGGCTGTGGGGTTTGCAAATAACAGGAATCCCATTTCTATAATCGTGCCCTGCCATAGGGTCATAGGAGCAAACGGGAAACTTACCGGCTATGCAAGCGGGCTGGATATCAAGGAATTTTTATTGAAACTTGAAGAAAACAATTTGAACTAA
- a CDS encoding radical SAM protein, producing MSRFDPILASKALWQIRIKKRPFVLSHGVNANCNMRCKFCEYWKETGKEPERAEVFKLLDDAKKFGIGVYNTWTTEPLLRKDLPLIMAHAKELGMVTSMVTNGKLLYERVEELEDVDYLSVSVDGIKSYKEIRQMDFETLLKGLKKAIEVRKHQKQKNPILLNCVLTGKNLDDIETLILLAKKLGVKISFEPVHEFPGISEEIWSEIGIRDKEKFRRVVDRIIELKKEGYPIINSKTYLKMVRDGEMDYKCRASSVIINVTHDGTAETCRVQREPLGNVMKDGFEKVWEDSSARREEIVQNCEGCLFFGYTENSLIQGFNPEVLMHYEWM from the coding sequence ATGTCCCGATTTGACCCCATCCTTGCTTCAAAAGCCCTCTGGCAGATAAGGATTAAAAAGCGCCCTTTTGTCCTCTCTCACGGTGTAAATGCCAACTGTAATATGCGCTGCAAATTCTGCGAATACTGGAAAGAGACCGGAAAAGAACCCGAAAGAGCTGAGGTATTCAAGCTGCTCGATGATGCAAAAAAATTCGGTATCGGAGTTTACAATACCTGGACGACCGAACCCCTTCTCAGAAAGGATCTGCCCCTGATAATGGCTCACGCAAAGGAACTCGGGATGGTCACATCCATGGTCACAAACGGAAAGCTGCTCTACGAAAGAGTAGAAGAACTTGAAGATGTAGATTACCTTTCAGTTTCAGTAGACGGAATTAAGAGCTACAAAGAAATCCGGCAAATGGATTTTGAAACCCTGCTGAAAGGCTTGAAAAAGGCTATTGAGGTCCGGAAACACCAGAAACAGAAAAATCCGATACTGCTAAACTGCGTACTCACAGGAAAAAATCTGGATGACATTGAAACTCTTATTTTGCTTGCAAAAAAACTGGGCGTAAAAATATCATTTGAGCCTGTACACGAGTTTCCCGGAATCAGCGAAGAGATCTGGAGCGAAATAGGAATCCGCGACAAAGAAAAATTCCGCAGGGTTGTGGACAGAATAATCGAGCTGAAAAAAGAGGGCTATCCCATTATTAACTCCAAAACCTACCTTAAAATGGTAAGGGATGGAGAAATGGATTATAAATGCAGGGCAAGCAGCGTTATTATCAATGTCACACATGACGGGACTGCCGAAACCTGCCGTGTGCAGCGCGAGCCCCTCGGAAACGTTATGAAGGACGGGTTTGAAAAAGTCTGGGAAGATTCTTCAGCCCGGCGGGAAGAAATAGTGCAGAATTGCGAAGGCTGCCTCTTTTTCGGATATACGGAAAACAGTTTGATACAGGGATTTAACCCGGAAGTTTTGATGCATTACGAGTGGATGTAA
- a CDS encoding HEAT repeat domain-containing protein, with amino-acid sequence MKLTDVKTYKLEFFFFSILAVLSCVALSGNDPGTGVGSTSNYFWVPSAVMQSIAAVYAVFIAIFALSLQRNQNSIHSIANRLKPPLKIVSYTAAGSIYLNGLVLVIFSLHSPSELKVELMLFASLFSLVASLIAIVYLSLEMLSDVSGLKTSAEKFAYLSNLLLELEGWSSSGQMELRAGDAEFCVQALEDEKPEVRLVAAQLLGRLGDEQATDALLRKLTDKNPRVREAAVEALGQVGNEKTVDVLVENLEAKDPNFRLHTVRALARLGDERAVSPLAKRLDDTVLEVRIAAAEALGYLESRNAVDALLKKLDDTQMSGTPAELQMHAMIALGNIGDKKALDAILSRLNDPSPEIRKHAAEALGNLGDERAVSYLVKKLADLSPEVRNASAYALGKLGDKRAVEPLIGMLEETDPELRITAVYALGNLRAPQAVNPLLKMLDDDNPWVRKCAAEALGKSGDQRAIEVLLTKLNDMDPEVRRVAAGALGIISENQDFR; translated from the coding sequence ATGAAATTAACTGACGTAAAAACGTACAAACTGGAATTTTTTTTCTTTTCTATTCTGGCTGTTCTGAGTTGTGTTGCTCTTTCCGGAAATGATCCCGGAACCGGGGTTGGAAGTACGAGTAATTACTTCTGGGTGCCTTCTGCGGTTATGCAGTCTATAGCCGCAGTATATGCTGTGTTTATTGCCATTTTTGCGCTGTCCTTGCAGAGGAACCAGAACAGCATCCATTCGATTGCAAACCGGTTAAAGCCTCCCCTCAAAATTGTATCCTACACGGCTGCCGGGAGCATATACCTAAATGGGTTGGTGCTTGTCATTTTCAGCCTGCATTCTCCCTCGGAGTTGAAGGTAGAGCTCATGCTTTTTGCTTCTCTGTTTTCATTAGTAGCTTCTCTCATCGCTATCGTTTATCTGTCCCTGGAGATGTTAAGTGATGTTTCCGGGTTAAAAACCTCTGCCGAGAAATTCGCCTATCTTTCGAACCTTCTCCTGGAGCTTGAGGGATGGAGCTCTTCAGGACAAATGGAACTTCGTGCCGGAGATGCGGAGTTCTGCGTCCAAGCCCTCGAAGACGAAAAACCGGAGGTCCGGCTGGTTGCGGCTCAGCTTCTGGGCCGGCTGGGGGATGAACAGGCAACAGATGCGCTCTTAAGAAAACTGACCGACAAAAATCCCCGGGTCAGGGAAGCTGCAGTAGAGGCTCTTGGCCAGGTCGGGAACGAAAAAACCGTCGATGTGCTTGTTGAGAATCTTGAAGCTAAAGATCCTAATTTCAGGTTGCATACTGTCCGGGCGCTTGCCAGGCTCGGGGATGAAAGAGCAGTTTCTCCTCTTGCCAAAAGGCTGGACGATACAGTCCTCGAGGTCAGGATCGCTGCAGCCGAAGCTCTAGGATACCTGGAAAGCCGGAATGCGGTAGATGCCCTGCTCAAAAAACTGGACGATACTCAGATGAGCGGCACTCCTGCAGAACTTCAAATGCATGCCATGATCGCTCTTGGAAATATTGGAGATAAAAAAGCCCTTGATGCCATTCTCTCCAGACTGAATGACCCGTCTCCCGAAATTCGAAAGCATGCTGCTGAAGCCCTTGGAAACCTGGGGGATGAGCGTGCTGTTTCCTACCTGGTCAAAAAGCTGGCTGATCTCAGCCCTGAAGTAAGAAACGCTTCAGCATATGCCCTGGGAAAACTAGGAGACAAACGTGCGGTTGAGCCTCTCATCGGAATGCTTGAAGAAACTGACCCCGAGCTCAGGATTACTGCCGTATACGCACTAGGAAATCTCAGAGCCCCACAGGCTGTAAACCCGCTTCTCAAAATGCTGGATGATGATAACCCCTGGGTAAGAAAGTGTGCCGCCGAAGCTCTTGGAAAAAGCGGAGATCAAAGGGCAATCGAAGTCCTCCTAACAAAATTAAATGATATGGATCCCGAGGTCAGGAGAGTTGCAGCCGGAGCCCTGGGAATAATTTCCGAAAACCAGGATTTCAGATAA
- a CDS encoding 50S ribosomal protein L10 — MAEERHHTEHVPQWKKDEIKNIKELIQSHKVFGMVGIEGILATKIQKIRRDLKDVAVLKVSRNTLTERALNQLGETIPEMSKYLDKQTALVFTNESPFKLYKLLEQTKTPSPIKAGAITPTDITVQKGPTSFPPGPILGEFQSAGIPASIEAGKVAIKETKVVCKAGEAVPQKLATMLAKLEIYPLIVGLDMRAAYDEGTIYEPELLAIDEGKYFSDIISAVQNAFNLSVNTAYPTSTTIGTLLAKAHAEAKNLGVNAVILEPGVMDALLAKAHVQMTSVASKAADKDTNAVDEDLRGVLGAAASAAAAATAPAEEEAKKEEEPEEEEEDHGEEDGMAGLGALFG, encoded by the coding sequence ATGGCAGAAGAAAGGCATCACACCGAGCACGTCCCGCAGTGGAAAAAGGATGAAATCAAAAACATAAAGGAACTCATCCAATCCCACAAAGTTTTCGGGATGGTAGGGATCGAAGGCATTCTCGCAACCAAGATCCAGAAGATTCGCCGGGACCTTAAGGACGTTGCGGTGCTCAAAGTCTCCAGGAACACCCTCACAGAGCGGGCTTTAAACCAACTCGGGGAAACCATTCCCGAGATGAGCAAATACCTTGACAAACAAACTGCTCTGGTATTTACCAATGAAAGTCCTTTCAAGCTTTACAAACTGCTTGAGCAGACAAAGACTCCTTCTCCAATCAAAGCAGGCGCAATAACTCCTACGGATATAACTGTCCAGAAGGGGCCCACCAGTTTCCCACCTGGTCCGATTCTGGGTGAATTCCAGAGCGCAGGGATTCCCGCCTCAATAGAAGCCGGAAAAGTAGCAATAAAGGAAACTAAGGTTGTCTGTAAAGCAGGCGAAGCAGTCCCGCAGAAGCTCGCCACCATGCTTGCAAAGTTGGAAATATACCCACTCATTGTAGGGCTTGACATGAGAGCCGCCTACGATGAAGGGACAATTTACGAGCCGGAACTCCTTGCAATTGATGAAGGTAAGTACTTCTCTGATATTATCAGTGCAGTTCAGAACGCTTTCAATCTCTCAGTCAACACTGCATACCCGACAAGCACAACAATCGGCACCCTGCTAGCAAAAGCACATGCAGAAGCAAAGAACCTTGGTGTCAATGCTGTTATACTTGAACCGGGAGTCATGGATGCTCTGCTAGCAAAAGCACATGTCCAGATGACCTCTGTTGCATCCAAAGCCGCAGATAAGGACACAAATGCTGTGGATGAAGACCTGAGAGGAGTTCTCGGAGCAGCCGCAAGCGCAGCAGCAGCCGCAACAGCTCCGGCAGAAGAAGAAGCAAAGAAGGAAGAAGAACCTGAAGAGGAAGAAGAAGACCATGGCGAAGAAGATGGAATGGCCGGTCTTGGTGCCCTTTTCGGATAA
- the rpl12p gene encoding 50S ribosomal protein P1, with protein MEYIYAALLLHNAGKAISEEAIAAVLQAAGVEVNEARAKALVAALDGVNIEEAIAKAAFAAPAAAAAPAAAEAPAAAEAAVEEEEEDDTSEEDGMAGLGALFG; from the coding sequence ATGGAATACATATATGCAGCTCTCTTATTGCACAACGCAGGTAAAGCAATTTCTGAAGAAGCAATCGCTGCCGTTCTTCAGGCAGCTGGTGTAGAAGTGAACGAAGCCAGGGCAAAGGCCCTTGTCGCAGCCCTTGATGGCGTGAACATCGAAGAAGCAATCGCAAAGGCCGCATTTGCAGCCCCAGCGGCAGCAGCAGCCCCTGCAGCAGCAGAAGCCCCTGCAGCAGCAGAAGCTGCTGTTGAGGAAGAAGAGGAAGATGACACCTCCGAAGAAGATGGAATGGCCGGTCTCGGCGCCCTCTTCGGGTGA
- a CDS encoding SUMF1/EgtB/PvdO family nonheme iron enzyme: protein MFIFLGSFFLLYLFFLWHDNYNGAPSNGSVWEDGNSSNRILRDGNWNTNARNCRSANRNKNYPGSHNNNVGFRLLSSPPLPEVTVFTDAVPVPRR from the coding sequence TTGTTCATTTTTCTTGGATCATTCTTTCTTTTATACTTATTTTTTCTTTGGCATGATAACTACAATGGGGCTCCTTCTAATGGTAGTGTTTGGGAAGATGGAAATAGCTCTAACCGTATTCTCCGGGACGGCAACTGGAACACCAACGCCAGGAACTGCCGGTCAGCTAACCGCAACAAGAACTACCCCGGTTCCCACAACAACAACGTTGGCTTCCGTCTTCTGAGCTCACCGCCACTGCCCGAAGTTACAGTGTTTACGGATGCTGTACCAGTGCCCCGGCGGTGA